A region of the Salvia hispanica cultivar TCC Black 2014 unplaced genomic scaffold, UniMelb_Shisp_WGS_1.0 HiC_scaffold_597, whole genome shotgun sequence genome:
TGTTGCTTGTGGTTTTGATGCTAACAAGACATGCTTGCCTATTGCATATGCTGTGGTGGATGAAGAAACCAATGACAGTTGGTCGTGGTTTTTGGATCATGTAAGAACTCATGTGGTGAAATACGAGAGGGAGGTGTGCATTATATCAGATAGGCATAAAGGAATCTTCAAAGCAATGGAGTCTGCAATCATGACAAGGGCCCCGCAGATACACCACAAATTTTGTTTGGTCCATGTGCGAGCAAATGTGTTGAAGAAGCACAAGGGCCCCAGTGTGAAGGCCAAAATCTGGAAGTTGGGGGTCAGTACTCAGGTACGTAAATTTGACAGAAGAAGTCGAGCACTATCTGATGTCAGCCGTGGTGCGATGCGAATGCTTGATAGGATTACAAAAGAACGTTGGTCGCTATGCTACGATGGTGGACTTCGATGGGGGGTGGCCACAACAAACATGTCGGAGTGCTACAACAATGTTTTGCGGGGTGTTAGAGAGTTGCCAATTAGAGCTTTGGTTGATTTGACATTTTGGAGGACGGTGAAATGGTGGGTGCAGAAGAAGACAACAATTGAACACACTGAAGGTGAGTTAACCCCGTGGGCGAGGGACATGCTTGCTAGGAATGACTCAAAGGGGCGAAAACATTACATTACTGTAGTTGACCGAGATACAGGGAAGTATCATGTCCGAACTCGAGGAAGAATAGAAAATGGAGTGTCAAAGGGCAACAATGTACAAAAAGTCAGGTATCTGGAGTCGACGTGTAGTTGTGGTAAGTGGCAGACGTGGAGAATTCCTTGTTCACATGGTTGTGCAGTTGCTAGAGACAGAGGTCACGTCATGATTGACCTTATAGATAAGTCCTACTACCTAAGTACATGGAGATCACAGTACTATGGTGAAAATTCATTTGATGCACCAAGACACGAAGATTATTGGGTTGAACCTCCATGGAAATTGTGCATCACCCCCCAGCAGTTGATTCCTAGAAGGCGTGGCCGAATTAGAAGAAGGAGGATACGTAATCAAATGGATGTCCGCGAGGAAGATGAACCGAGGGCTCCCCGCCGTTGCAGAAATTGCGGGAAAGAGGGGCATGACCGAAGAAATTGCACAGACGGTGCTGTTCAGTAATTTCATGgtatatatttgatttgtgtATTTGAGAGCTGTTAGGTTTTTTATTGACAATTTCAGTTGATTTGCAGGAACGGCAGACAAGAGAGGGCATGACGTCGAGGCTGAATATTGTTGATGTTTGTTTTTGAGCATATGTGATGGATCTTATATGACATTTactatgtttgtttttgggCATATGTGATGGATCTTATTTGACATTTACTATGTTTGTTTATCAACATTTTGTGGTAGATGTTGTTGAcaattattatgatttatattgACTTTAGTTGTCAGTTATTATGTCAAATGAATTCTgttgtcatttttttcaagCAGGTGGAATGAGTGTTTGACAATCGATACTTTGTattgtcaatttttaaaaaaatttgcaaGAATTTACCTTAATTATGTGACCAAAGCctgtttaaaaataaacaaataccaacatatttataaacaaaattccaCCAAAGACCATTAAAACATATAAGTTCAACTGAAAGATACATATGACACCAACTCATATCAAAAACCTATTTCCCCGAAGGAGTGTA
Encoded here:
- the LOC125199636 gene encoding uncharacterized protein LOC125199636; this translates as MESAIMTRAPQIHHKFCLVHVRANVLKKHKGPSVKAKIWKLGVSTQVRKFDRRSRALSDVSRGAMRMLDRITKERWSLCYDGGLRWGVATTNMSECYNNVLRGVRELPIRALVDLTFWRTVKWWVQKKTTIEHTEGELTPWARDMLARNDSKGRKHYITVVDRDTGKYHVRTRGRIENGVSKGNNVQKVRYLESTCSCGKWQTWRIPCSHGCAVARDRGHVMIDLIDKSYYLSTWRSQYYGENSFDAPRHEDYWVEPPWKLCITPQQLIPRRRGRIRRRRIRNQMDVREEDEPRAPRRCRNCGKEGHDRRNCTDGAVQ